From the genome of Desulfonatronum thiosulfatophilum, one region includes:
- a CDS encoding phosphoribosylformylglycinamidine synthase subunit PurQ translates to MSKVRVLVLAGYGTNCQRETAHAAMLAGADEAVIVHFSELLSGEVHLGDFNFLIFPGGFLDGDDLGAAQAAALRWRYARTSSGKPLVDELKRFFEAGGLILGICNGFQLLVKLGMLPGTGTEDFQRQVSLGHNDSARFEDRWVHLRTDSQSPCVFTRGLDRMYLPVRHGEGKLVPRDEETLAELEQSALVALRYIHPESGEATMEYPHNPNGSPSGIAGLTDPSGRILGLMPHPEAFNHPTNHPSWTRGDQAPLGIELLANGVKYLRTQM, encoded by the coding sequence ATGAGCAAGGTCAGGGTGCTGGTGCTTGCGGGCTACGGAACCAATTGCCAGCGCGAAACAGCCCACGCAGCCATGCTGGCCGGCGCGGACGAAGCGGTCATCGTCCATTTTTCCGAACTTCTTTCCGGAGAAGTGCATCTGGGCGACTTCAACTTCCTGATATTTCCCGGCGGATTCCTGGACGGAGATGATCTTGGAGCAGCTCAGGCCGCGGCCCTGCGCTGGCGCTATGCCCGAACCTCCTCCGGCAAGCCTCTGGTGGACGAACTTAAACGCTTCTTCGAAGCGGGCGGACTGATCCTGGGCATTTGCAACGGATTCCAGCTGCTGGTCAAACTGGGCATGCTTCCGGGAACAGGGACCGAGGACTTCCAGCGCCAAGTCAGCCTGGGCCATAACGACTCCGCACGGTTTGAGGACCGCTGGGTGCATTTGCGGACCGACAGCCAAAGCCCCTGCGTCTTCACCAGGGGCCTGGACAGGATGTACCTGCCGGTCCGGCACGGAGAAGGAAAACTTGTGCCCCGGGACGAGGAAACCCTTGCCGAACTGGAGCAAAGCGCTCTCGTGGCCCTGCGCTACATTCATCCGGAAAGCGGCGAAGCAACCATGGAATATCCGCACAACCCCAACGGTTCGCCCTCCGGGATTGCCGGCCTGACCGATCCATCCGGGCGCATTCTGGGACTGATGCCCCATCCCGAGGCCTTCAACCATCCGACCAACCATCCGTCATGGACGCGTGGAGATCAGGCGCCGCTGGGGATTGAACTGCTGGCCAACGGCGTCAAATACCTGCGGACTCAAATGTGA
- a CDS encoding CTP synthase, whose protein sequence is MKTKFIFVTGGVLSSLGKGLAAASIGALLQARGLTVTIQKLDPYINVDPGTMNPFQHGEVYVTDDGAETDLDLGHYERYLNISMSQRNNYTSGSIYNSVITKERRGDYLGGTVQVIPHITDEIKSAVLSVAQDNEDVAIIEIGGTVGDIESLPFLEAIRQLRSNLGKDNVLYIHLTLVPLMRAAGELKTKPTQHSVKELRSIGIQPDIILCRSEVDLGKDIKAKIALFCNVDEDAVFTAIDVKSIYEVPLALYEEGVDQKIAILLRLPAKNPHLPLWKDLVTRLKAPKDEVRIAIIGKYVDLRESYKSLHEALIHGGVSHNVSVHLEYINSEDVDVETVAEKIAALHGVLVPGGFGHRGVEGKVAAIRYAREEQVPFFGICLGMQCAVIEFARNVLNLPAANSEEFDPTTPDPVIYLMSEWYDHRRQCLQQRDSTCAKGGTMRLGAYPCRIKPKTMAFTAYETELIQERHRHRYEFNGRYAEAFEAKGMVLSGLSPDNALVEIVELPEHPWFLGCQFHPEFKSRPLQPHPLFRDFIGACLNYKNRTAHE, encoded by the coding sequence ATGAAAACCAAGTTCATATTCGTCACCGGCGGAGTTCTTTCTTCATTGGGAAAGGGGCTGGCGGCCGCTTCCATCGGAGCGTTGCTGCAGGCCCGTGGGCTGACGGTTACGATCCAGAAACTCGATCCGTACATCAACGTTGATCCCGGCACCATGAATCCTTTCCAGCACGGCGAGGTCTACGTGACCGACGACGGGGCGGAGACGGACCTGGATCTCGGACATTACGAACGTTACTTGAACATTTCCATGTCCCAGCGCAACAACTACACCTCCGGAAGCATCTACAACTCCGTGATCACCAAGGAGCGGCGCGGCGACTATCTGGGCGGCACCGTGCAGGTCATCCCGCACATCACCGATGAAATCAAGAGCGCCGTGCTCAGCGTGGCCCAGGACAACGAGGACGTGGCGATCATTGAGATCGGCGGAACCGTGGGCGACATCGAGAGTTTGCCGTTTCTGGAAGCCATCCGCCAGTTGCGCTCCAACCTGGGCAAGGACAACGTCCTGTACATTCACCTGACCCTGGTGCCCTTGATGCGGGCCGCCGGCGAACTGAAAACCAAGCCCACTCAGCACAGCGTCAAGGAACTGCGGTCCATCGGCATTCAGCCGGACATCATTCTGTGCCGCAGCGAGGTGGATCTGGGCAAGGACATCAAGGCCAAGATCGCTCTATTCTGTAATGTGGACGAGGACGCCGTGTTCACGGCCATCGACGTCAAGAGCATCTACGAGGTTCCCCTGGCCCTGTACGAGGAGGGGGTGGACCAGAAAATCGCCATCCTCTTAAGATTGCCGGCCAAAAATCCGCATCTGCCGCTCTGGAAGGATCTTGTCACAAGACTCAAGGCGCCGAAGGACGAGGTGCGCATTGCCATTATCGGGAAATACGTCGACCTGCGGGAATCCTACAAAAGCCTGCACGAGGCCTTGATCCACGGCGGCGTGAGCCATAATGTCTCGGTTCATCTGGAATACATCAATTCCGAAGATGTGGATGTCGAGACCGTGGCTGAAAAAATCGCCGCGCTGCATGGCGTGCTGGTGCCGGGCGGCTTTGGACATCGAGGAGTGGAGGGCAAGGTCGCGGCCATCCGCTATGCCCGGGAGGAGCAGGTTCCTTTTTTCGGAATCTGCCTGGGCATGCAGTGCGCGGTGATCGAGTTCGCCCGCAATGTGTTGAACCTCCCCGCAGCCAATTCCGAGGAATTCGATCCGACCACGCCGGATCCCGTCATCTACCTGATGTCCGAGTGGTATGATCACCGTCGTCAGTGCCTGCAACAGCGTGATTCCACATGCGCCAAGGGCGGAACCATGCGCCTGGGGGCCTATCCCTGTCGCATCAAACCAAAAACCATGGCTTTCACGGCCTATGAAACCGAGCTGATCCAGGAACGTCATCGGCATCGTTACGAATTCAACGGCCGGTATGCCGAAGCTTTCGAAGCCAAGGGCATGGTCCTCAGTGGCCTTTCCCCGGACAACGCGCTGGTGGAAATTGTCGAATTGCCCGAGCATCCCTGGTTTCTCGGCTGCCAGTTCCACCCTGAATTCAAATCTCGCCCACTGCAGCCCCACCCCTTGTTCCGGGATTTCATCGGCGCCTGCCTCAACTACAAGAACAGGACAGCCCATGAATGA
- a CDS encoding nucleoside deaminase, giving the protein MISPHFEDPWAKPMRKALDEARTARDIGEVPVGALVINPNGEILAAAHNRTESDVDPSGHAEILALRQAAKNVGNHRLTGSVLVATLEPCLMCLGAMVQARVAGLVFGARDPRAGAVLSRINVNDLDWLNHRFWVLEGVQAEESATLLREFFTQRRNRTQPTGSV; this is encoded by the coding sequence ATGATATCCCCACACTTCGAGGATCCATGGGCGAAGCCGATGCGCAAAGCCCTGGACGAAGCAAGAACGGCTCGGGACATCGGCGAGGTTCCGGTGGGCGCCCTGGTCATCAATCCCAACGGCGAGATACTGGCAGCGGCCCACAACCGAACAGAGTCAGACGTCGATCCTTCGGGGCACGCGGAAATCCTGGCCTTGCGCCAGGCGGCGAAAAACGTCGGCAATCACCGCCTTACAGGCAGCGTTCTCGTGGCAACCCTCGAACCCTGCCTGATGTGCCTCGGAGCCATGGTCCAGGCCCGAGTGGCCGGCCTGGTCTTCGGAGCACGAGATCCCAGGGCCGGCGCCGTACTCTCGCGGATCAACGTCAACGACCTGGACTGGCTGAACCACCGCTTCTGGGTTCTTGAAGGCGTCCAGGCCGAAGAGAGCGCAACCTTGTTGCGAGAATTCTTCACTCAGCGTAGAAACAGAACGCAGCCGACGGGTTCTGTTTGA
- the kdsA gene encoding 3-deoxy-8-phosphooctulonate synthase codes for MNDSQELYQRSQSGPFLIAGPCVLESLELALEVANFLAEIARREQLLVIFKSSFDKANRSSLESFRGPGLEQGLEWLARIKQETGLPVITDIHEPRQAEVAGKVADVLQIPAFLCRQTDLLLAAGETGRVVNIKKGQFVAPWDLRPAVAKVRSTGNSMIWLTERGSSFGYNNLVVDYRSFPLLEQYGHPVIFDATHSVQLPGGKGHASDGQREFVPVLAKAAVAAGCAGVFLEVHPRPEQALCDGPNSWPLDKLPALLTDLLNIWRLPRDS; via the coding sequence ATGAATGATTCACAAGAGCTGTATCAACGCTCTCAGTCCGGTCCGTTCCTGATCGCCGGCCCCTGCGTTCTGGAGAGCCTGGAGCTGGCCCTGGAAGTGGCAAATTTCCTGGCCGAGATCGCGCGGCGCGAGCAGCTCCTCGTGATCTTTAAAAGCTCCTTTGACAAAGCCAACCGCAGTTCTCTGGAATCCTTCCGCGGACCCGGCCTGGAACAGGGGCTGGAGTGGCTGGCTAGGATCAAACAGGAGACCGGATTGCCCGTGATCACGGACATTCATGAGCCAAGGCAGGCGGAGGTGGCGGGAAAGGTGGCGGACGTGCTCCAGATCCCGGCCTTTCTCTGTCGCCAGACCGACCTGCTGCTGGCCGCCGGGGAAACGGGGCGGGTGGTGAACATCAAGAAAGGCCAGTTCGTGGCGCCGTGGGATCTGCGACCGGCCGTGGCCAAGGTGCGTTCCACGGGCAACTCCATGATCTGGCTGACGGAGCGGGGCTCCAGTTTCGGATACAACAATCTGGTGGTGGACTATCGTTCCTTTCCGCTGCTTGAGCAGTACGGTCATCCGGTGATCTTCGACGCCACGCATTCGGTGCAGCTTCCCGGCGGCAAAGGCCATGCCTCGGACGGCCAGCGCGAATTCGTGCCGGTCCTGGCAAAAGCCGCGGTGGCCGCGGGGTGCGCGGGAGTTTTTCTCGAAGTGCATCCCAGGCCGGAACAGGCCCTGTGCGACGGGCCCAACAGCTGGCCCCTGGACAAGTTGCCCGCGCTCCTGACGGATCTGTTGAACATCTGGAGGCTGCCCCGTGACTCCTGA
- a CDS encoding KdsC family phosphatase translates to MTPEQRARRIALMILDVDGVLTDGGLYYDDRGAVSKRFNVQDGLGIKMAQNVGLEFAVISGLDATAVGVRIKELDITEYHPGHKIKVPIIRGICERKQLEPGQIAYLGDDWVDAAAMRMVGLPMAVANAQPEIKELAAWTSAATGGNGAVREAIRFILTAQGKYADLWRHWLTSE, encoded by the coding sequence GTGACTCCTGAACAGCGCGCCCGGCGCATTGCACTCATGATCCTGGACGTGGACGGCGTGCTCACGGACGGCGGGCTGTACTATGACGACCGGGGCGCCGTGTCGAAGCGATTCAACGTCCAGGACGGTCTGGGCATCAAGATGGCCCAGAACGTGGGCCTGGAGTTCGCGGTGATCTCCGGTCTGGACGCGACCGCTGTAGGTGTGCGGATCAAGGAACTGGACATCACGGAGTACCATCCCGGCCACAAGATCAAGGTGCCGATCATCCGGGGCATCTGCGAGCGCAAACAGTTGGAGCCGGGCCAGATCGCCTATCTCGGCGACGACTGGGTGGATGCCGCGGCCATGCGCATGGTCGGCCTGCCCATGGCCGTGGCCAATGCCCAGCCCGAGATCAAGGAACTGGCGGCCTGGACCAGCGCGGCAACCGGAGGCAACGGAGCAGTGCGTGAAGCCATCCGGTTCATCCTCACGGCGCAGGGCAAGTACGCGGACCTCTGGCGGCATTGGCTCACTTCCGAATAA
- the waaF gene encoding lipopolysaccharide heptosyltransferase II, giving the protein MTPDSPVFSSAPSAASPHPSRYLLVGPSWVGDMVMAQSLVQELKRQDPHCVVDILAPAWSAALLERMPGVRGIVIMPVGHGRLELGTRLKLSRSLRGKYDQAIVLPNSFKSALIPFVARIPRRTGYLGEWRFGLLNNIRRLNKSILTMTVQRFVALGLSRNAVLPPDVSPPKLRVDPCDGQAALAAFGLDLDRPVLALCPGAEYGPAKRWPAGHFAEVARAMHAQGWAVWVMGSEKDQDVAVEICSLSSLAGADCVNLAGRTTLAQVVDLIALASAVVSNDSGLMHVAAALDRPLVAVYGSSDPNFTPPLSASSRIVSLGLECSPCFKRHCPLGHLDCLLRISPDVVQRALAETTAAERTETTGIS; this is encoded by the coding sequence ATGACGCCCGATTCACCTGTCTTTTCCTCCGCACCGTCCGCCGCCTCCCCGCATCCTTCCCGATACCTTCTGGTCGGCCCGTCATGGGTCGGCGACATGGTCATGGCCCAGAGCCTGGTGCAGGAATTGAAACGCCAGGACCCGCACTGCGTGGTGGATATCCTGGCTCCGGCCTGGAGCGCGGCCTTGCTGGAACGGATGCCCGGAGTGCGCGGGATTGTGATTATGCCCGTGGGCCATGGTCGGCTGGAGCTGGGAACGCGGCTGAAACTGAGCCGAAGCTTGCGCGGAAAATATGACCAAGCCATTGTCCTGCCCAATTCCTTCAAGTCCGCCCTGATTCCCTTTGTTGCCCGCATTCCGCGGCGAACCGGCTATCTTGGCGAATGGCGCTTCGGACTGCTCAACAATATAAGAAGACTGAACAAGTCCATCCTGACCATGACCGTGCAGCGGTTCGTTGCTTTGGGACTGTCCCGAAACGCTGTCCTTCCGCCGGACGTTTCCCCTCCGAAGCTGCGAGTCGATCCTTGTGACGGCCAGGCTGCACTGGCTGCGTTCGGTCTGGATCTGGACCGTCCGGTCTTGGCACTGTGTCCGGGCGCTGAGTACGGTCCGGCCAAACGCTGGCCGGCCGGGCATTTCGCCGAGGTTGCCCGGGCCATGCATGCCCAGGGGTGGGCGGTCTGGGTCATGGGCTCGGAAAAGGATCAGGACGTGGCCGTTGAGATCTGTTCCCTGTCTTCCTTGGCCGGGGCTGACTGCGTCAATTTGGCCGGCCGGACGACACTGGCCCAGGTCGTGGATCTGATTGCACTGGCCTCGGCCGTGGTCAGCAACGATTCGGGGTTGATGCACGTGGCCGCGGCCCTGGATCGTCCGCTGGTCGCCGTGTACGGTTCCTCCGATCCGAATTTCACCCCGCCGTTGAGCGCGTCCTCGCGCATTGTCTCCCTGGGGCTGGAATGCAGTCCCTGCTTCAAGCGGCACTGTCCCCTCGGGCATCTGGATTGTCTGCTGCGTATTTCGCCCGACGTGGTTCAGCGGGCACTGGCCGAAACAACAGCCGCGGAGCGGACGGAAACCACTGGGATAAGCTGA